In the genome of Kitasatospora cathayae, one region contains:
- a CDS encoding AMP-binding protein, whose protein sequence is MQIPLSVMDFLDRAELVYGDRVGIVDEPVQPAESWGELSYRRVAELARAQAAGLDRLGVGPGERVAIVSHNSARLLTSFFGVSGYGRVLVPVNFRLRAEEVAYIVEQSGASVLLVDPELADALDGVAAKHKFALGADSDAVLYDFDDSPRRYAISENDTATINYTSGTTARPKGVQLTHRNIWLNATLMGLHYGANDRDVYLHTLPMFHANGWGLPFSLTGLGARHIVLRKVDGAEILRRVERHGVTFLSGAPAVVQMVLDAAADWGGPVPGRDRVRMIVAGAPPPTSVVQQVEEQLGWEFMQLYGLTETAPIVTVNRSRAEWDALPPAERAEKLVQAGAPALGTQLRVDPSGEVLVRSNTVLDGYWRQPEASAEALRDEWFHTGDGGTLTDGQLTISDRKKDVIISGGENVSSIEVEDCLYSHPAVAEVAVIGVPHEKWGETVKALVVLREGQAAVTEAELIAHCKQRLAGYKSPTSVEFRDVLPRTATGKLQKFRLREPYWSGRERQVN, encoded by the coding sequence ATGCAGATTCCACTCTCCGTGATGGACTTCCTCGACCGGGCCGAGCTGGTCTACGGCGACCGGGTCGGCATCGTCGACGAGCCGGTGCAACCGGCCGAATCCTGGGGCGAGCTGAGCTATCGGCGGGTCGCCGAACTCGCCCGGGCCCAGGCGGCCGGGCTGGACCGGCTCGGCGTCGGGCCGGGCGAGCGGGTCGCGATCGTCTCGCACAACTCGGCCCGGCTGCTCACCTCCTTCTTCGGGGTGAGCGGGTACGGCCGGGTGCTGGTGCCGGTCAACTTCCGGCTGCGGGCCGAGGAGGTCGCGTACATCGTCGAGCAGAGCGGCGCCTCCGTCCTGCTGGTCGACCCCGAACTCGCCGACGCGCTCGACGGGGTGGCGGCCAAGCACAAGTTCGCGCTCGGCGCGGACAGCGACGCCGTGCTGTACGACTTCGACGACTCGCCACGCCGGTACGCGATCTCCGAGAACGACACCGCCACCATCAACTACACCAGCGGAACCACCGCCCGCCCCAAGGGCGTTCAGCTCACCCACCGCAACATCTGGCTGAACGCCACGCTGATGGGCCTGCACTACGGCGCGAACGACCGGGACGTGTACCTGCACACCCTGCCGATGTTCCACGCCAACGGCTGGGGCCTGCCGTTCTCGCTCACCGGGCTCGGCGCCCGGCACATCGTGCTGCGCAAGGTGGACGGCGCGGAGATCCTGCGCCGGGTCGAGCGGCACGGGGTGACCTTCCTGTCCGGCGCGCCCGCCGTGGTGCAGATGGTGCTGGACGCGGCCGCCGACTGGGGCGGCCCGGTGCCGGGCCGGGACCGGGTGCGGATGATCGTGGCCGGCGCGCCGCCGCCCACCTCGGTGGTGCAGCAGGTCGAGGAGCAGCTGGGCTGGGAGTTCATGCAGCTCTACGGCCTGACCGAGACCGCCCCGATCGTCACGGTCAACCGCTCGCGCGCCGAGTGGGACGCCCTGCCGCCCGCGGAGCGGGCCGAGAAGCTGGTGCAGGCCGGCGCCCCGGCACTGGGCACCCAGCTGCGGGTCGACCCCTCCGGCGAGGTGCTGGTGCGCTCCAACACCGTGCTGGACGGCTACTGGCGCCAGCCGGAGGCCAGCGCCGAGGCGCTGCGCGACGAGTGGTTCCACACCGGCGACGGCGGCACCCTCACCGACGGCCAACTGACCATCTCGGACCGGAAGAAGGACGTCATCATCAGCGGCGGGGAGAACGTCTCCTCGATCGAGGTGGAGGACTGCCTGTACAGCCACCCGGCGGTGGCCGAGGTGGCGGTGATCGGGGTGCCGCACGAGAAGTGGGGTGAGACGGTCAAGGCGCTGGTGGTCCTCCGGGAGGGCCAGGCGGCCGTCACCGAGGCGGAGTTGATCGCGCACTGCAAGCAGCGGCTGGCCGGGTACAAGTCGCCGACCTCGGTCGAGTTCCGGGACGTGCTGCCGCGGACGGCCACCGGGAAGCTGCAGAAGTTCCGGCTGCGGGAGCCGTACTGGAGCGGGCGGGAGCGTCAGGTCAACTAG
- a CDS encoding MerR family transcriptional regulator: MRIGELAERTGSTARALRHYEQAGLIDSERAANGYREYGESAVVRVRNIRALVAAGLTLEDLRPLLGCLDGDVLAQPPSERVLGIARKRLAVLERRIAAQTEARDRLATALAAAGSPADR; this comes from the coding sequence GTGCGGATCGGGGAACTGGCGGAGCGGACGGGCAGTACCGCCCGGGCGCTGCGGCACTACGAGCAGGCCGGGCTGATCGACTCCGAGCGGGCGGCCAACGGCTACCGGGAGTACGGGGAGTCGGCGGTCGTGCGAGTGCGCAACATCCGTGCCCTGGTGGCCGCCGGGCTCACCCTGGAGGACCTCCGGCCGCTGCTGGGCTGCCTGGACGGGGACGTGCTCGCGCAGCCGCCGTCGGAACGGGTGCTGGGGATCGCCCGGAAGCGGCTGGCGGTGCTGGAGCGCCGGATCGCCGCCCAGACCGAGGCGCGGGACCGGCTGGCCACGGCGCTGGCGGCGGCCGGAAGTCCCGCGGACAGGTGA
- a CDS encoding SDR family NAD(P)-dependent oxidoreductase — MSDENVVQHRVVVVTGAGTGIGRETARAFAAAGSRVVAVGRRAEPLAETAAAHPGLIEPLVADVTGPDAPETIVGSALERYGRLDVLVNNAGIVQSGQVVGGYQRAGIETLLATNLVAPVLIGQAALPALSESRGVVVNVSTAVGQRGWPNNAVYAAGKAALETITRSWAVELAPRGIRVVAVAPGAIDTPIGEHSGYSPEQSAAIRAWQLQHTPLGRIGRPAEVAWAITQLASPQASFVTGVVLSVDGGALVG, encoded by the coding sequence ATGAGCGACGAGAACGTGGTGCAGCATCGGGTCGTGGTGGTCACCGGGGCCGGGACGGGGATCGGGCGGGAGACCGCGCGCGCCTTCGCGGCCGCGGGGTCCCGGGTGGTGGCGGTCGGCCGGCGGGCGGAGCCGCTGGCGGAGACGGCGGCCGCGCACCCGGGGCTGATCGAGCCGCTGGTCGCGGACGTCACCGGGCCGGACGCTCCGGAGACGATCGTCGGGTCGGCCCTGGAGCGGTACGGGCGGCTGGACGTGCTGGTCAACAACGCCGGGATCGTGCAGAGCGGGCAGGTCGTCGGCGGCTACCAGCGGGCGGGCATCGAGACGCTGCTGGCCACCAACCTGGTCGCCCCGGTGCTGATCGGACAGGCCGCGTTGCCGGCGCTGAGCGAGAGCCGGGGGGTGGTGGTCAACGTCAGCACCGCCGTCGGGCAGCGCGGCTGGCCGAACAACGCGGTGTACGCGGCGGGCAAGGCGGCACTGGAGACGATCACCCGCAGCTGGGCGGTCGAGCTGGCGCCGCGCGGCATCCGGGTGGTGGCGGTGGCGCCCGGGGCGATCGACACCCCGATCGGCGAGCACTCCGGGTACAGCCCCGAGCAGTCGGCGGCGATCCGCGCGTGGCAGCTCCAGCACACCCCGCTAGGCCGGATCGGCCGACCCGCCGAGGTGGCCTGGGCGATCACCCAACTCGCTTCGCCGCAGGCCTCGTTCGTGACCGGCGTAGTGTTGTCGGTCGACGGGGGCGCGCTGGTGGGCTGA
- a CDS encoding GNAT family N-acetyltransferase — protein MTITVSTRPRAAGLLLRAFEDADTPALIEAYRDETLRRRNRRTIDDAEQAARWLNAQYEGWAAGTRYSFAVLEAGALVGNVVLKRGTPGGERAEVGYWTAAPARGRGLAPRAVEALTSWAFATFAEGGLRRIDLLHEGDNDASCRVAEKSGYPLTEIVPAYPPYPLDGHRHSREYLDATGLRRSE, from the coding sequence ATGACCATCACCGTGAGCACCCGCCCGAGGGCCGCCGGCCTGCTGCTGCGGGCCTTCGAGGACGCCGACACACCGGCCCTGATCGAGGCCTACCGGGACGAGACCCTCCGCCGCCGCAACCGTAGGACGATCGACGACGCCGAGCAGGCCGCGCGCTGGCTCAACGCGCAGTACGAGGGCTGGGCGGCGGGCACCCGCTACTCCTTCGCCGTCCTCGAAGCCGGCGCACTGGTCGGCAACGTCGTGCTCAAGCGCGGCACCCCGGGTGGAGAGCGAGCCGAGGTGGGTTACTGGACGGCCGCCCCGGCGCGCGGCCGGGGCCTGGCCCCGCGCGCGGTGGAGGCCCTCACCAGCTGGGCCTTCGCCACCTTCGCCGAGGGCGGCCTGCGCCGGATCGACCTGCTGCACGAAGGGGACAACGACGCCTCCTGCCGGGTCGCGGAGAAGAGCGGCTACCCGCTCACGGAGATCGTCCCGGCCTACCCGCCGTACCCGCTGGACGGCCACCGGCACTCCCGCGAATACCTGGACGCGACCGGGCTACGGCGGTCAGAGTAA
- a CDS encoding VOC family protein — protein sequence MASLVRHVTIDCADPHGLAGFWAQALDGTLGEDDNPGDEEAVVNSAGASLLFIRVPEGKSAKNRIHLDLQPQDRGRDEEVERLVALGATVLADRRNPDGTGWVTLADPEGNELCVERSHAERLATGAA from the coding sequence ATGGCTTCTCTGGTGCGACACGTGACGATCGACTGCGCCGACCCGCACGGCCTCGCGGGCTTCTGGGCGCAGGCGCTGGACGGCACCCTGGGCGAGGACGACAACCCGGGCGACGAGGAGGCGGTGGTGAACTCCGCCGGTGCCTCGCTGCTCTTCATCCGGGTGCCCGAGGGCAAGTCGGCGAAGAACCGGATCCACCTCGACCTCCAGCCGCAGGACCGCGGCCGGGACGAGGAGGTCGAGCGCCTGGTCGCCCTGGGTGCGACGGTGCTGGCGGACCGCCGCAACCCGGACGGCACCGGCTGGGTCACCCTGGCCGACCCGGAGGGCAACGAGCTGTGCGTCGAGCGCAGCCACGCCGAGCGCCTCGCCACCGGCGCCGCCTGA
- a CDS encoding NAD(P)-dependent oxidoreductase, whose protein sequence is MARIAVIGANGTIGSAIVAEAAARGHEVTAVVRDPDRYRGEAASVERGDVLDPADVARVAAGRDVLVSAVGGGDGPGHLALIEPAARSLVEGLRSLDQRGDGAPRLIAVGGAGSLETAPGVRVWDIPGLPEPILQIMHAHGEALAYYRTVTDIRWTVLSPAAEIGPGERTGHYRTGLEQLLTDTAGRSFISVPDYAVALVDEIEQPEHIGERFTCCAL, encoded by the coding sequence ATGGCCAGAATCGCCGTGATCGGCGCCAACGGCACCATCGGCAGCGCCATCGTCGCCGAGGCGGCGGCGCGCGGGCACGAGGTCACCGCGGTGGTCCGCGACCCGGACCGCTACCGGGGCGAGGCCGCCTCCGTGGAACGCGGCGACGTGCTGGATCCGGCCGACGTGGCCCGGGTGGCGGCCGGCCGGGACGTCCTGGTGAGCGCCGTCGGCGGCGGTGACGGCCCGGGGCACCTGGCGCTGATCGAGCCCGCCGCCCGCTCGCTGGTCGAGGGCCTGCGCTCGCTCGACCAGCGAGGCGACGGCGCGCCCCGGCTGATCGCGGTCGGCGGCGCGGGCAGCCTGGAGACCGCGCCGGGGGTGCGGGTCTGGGACATCCCGGGCCTGCCCGAGCCGATCCTGCAGATCATGCACGCCCACGGGGAGGCGCTGGCCTACTACCGGACCGTCACCGACATCCGCTGGACGGTGCTCAGCCCGGCCGCCGAGATCGGCCCGGGGGAGCGGACCGGCCACTACCGGACGGGCCTGGAGCAGCTGCTGACCGACACCGCGGGGCGCAGCTTCATCTCGGTGCCGGACTACGCGGTCGCCCTGGTGGACGAGATCGAGCAGCCCGAGCACATCGGCGAGCGCTTCACCTGCTGCGCGCTGTGA
- a CDS encoding dioxygenase family protein, whose product MSAAAPERMPALYLSHGAPPLADDPIWPGELAAWSADLPRPKAVLMVSAHWEEAPLAVGAVTTVPLVYDFWGFPEHYYTVQYAAPGAPELAERVRKLLRAPGTPVQDVPDRGLDHGAYVPLVEMFPAADIPVLQISLPTLDPQRLLEIGRRLAPLRDEGVLIIGSGFFTHNLRALSSDGRVSSVMAEFDDWGRRALDAHDLDALLDFEHKAPAGRLAHPRTEHFAPLFVTLGAGEADLGSQRSVIDGFWMGLAKRSIQLG is encoded by the coding sequence ATGAGCGCCGCGGCCCCCGAGCGCATGCCCGCCCTGTACCTGTCGCACGGCGCGCCGCCGCTCGCCGACGACCCGATCTGGCCGGGCGAGCTGGCCGCCTGGTCCGCCGACCTGCCGCGCCCCAAGGCCGTCCTGATGGTCTCCGCCCACTGGGAGGAGGCCCCACTGGCCGTCGGCGCCGTCACCACCGTCCCGCTGGTCTACGACTTCTGGGGCTTCCCCGAGCACTACTACACGGTCCAGTACGCCGCCCCCGGCGCACCGGAGCTGGCCGAGCGCGTGCGCAAGCTGCTGCGCGCCCCCGGCACGCCCGTCCAGGACGTCCCCGACCGCGGGCTCGACCACGGCGCGTACGTGCCGCTGGTGGAGATGTTCCCGGCGGCCGACATCCCGGTGCTGCAGATCTCCCTGCCCACCCTGGACCCCCAGCGGCTGCTGGAGATCGGCCGCCGGCTCGCCCCACTGCGCGACGAGGGCGTGCTGATCATCGGCAGCGGCTTCTTCACCCACAACCTGCGGGCGCTCAGCAGCGACGGCCGGGTCAGCTCGGTGATGGCCGAATTCGACGACTGGGGCAGGCGCGCCCTGGACGCCCACGACCTGGACGCACTGCTCGACTTCGAGCACAAGGCCCCGGCCGGGCGGCTGGCGCACCCGCGCACCGAGCACTTCGCCCCGCTGTTCGTCACCCTCGGCGCCGGCGAGGCCGACCTCGGCAGCCAGCGCAGTGTGATCGACGGGTTCTGGATGGGGCTGGCCAAGCGGTCGATCCAGCTGGGCTGA
- a CDS encoding MarR family winged helix-turn-helix transcriptional regulator: MNEPRWLDQDEMAAWRGFVVASNLLNRRLERQLKEDSGLSHQQYEILVHLSAAPGDSLRMTELADKLVTSKSGLTYQVTQLERMGLVARRSCLSDVRGVIAELTDQGREMIRQAAPGHVALVRELLIDVLTREQLAVLAEGLGAVSARLRQDETS; the protein is encoded by the coding sequence TTGAACGAACCCCGCTGGCTCGACCAGGACGAGATGGCCGCCTGGCGGGGCTTCGTCGTCGCGAGCAACCTGCTGAACCGGCGGCTGGAACGCCAGCTCAAGGAGGACTCCGGCCTCTCCCACCAGCAGTACGAGATCCTGGTGCACCTGTCCGCCGCCCCCGGAGACTCGCTGCGGATGACCGAACTCGCCGACAAGCTGGTCACCTCCAAGAGCGGACTGACCTACCAGGTCACCCAGCTGGAGCGGATGGGCCTGGTCGCCCGCCGCTCCTGCCTCAGCGACGTGCGCGGCGTCATCGCCGAACTCACCGACCAGGGCCGGGAGATGATCCGCCAGGCCGCCCCCGGACACGTCGCCCTGGTGCGCGAGCTGCTGATCGACGTGCTCACCCGCGAGCAACTGGCCGTGCTCGCCGAGGGCCTCGGCGCGGTCAGCGCCCGGCTGCGCCAGGACGAGACCTCCTGA
- a CDS encoding RNA polymerase sigma factor, translating into MTEREAGAAVEAVFRIESARVIAAVARIVRDVGIAEELAQDALVAALEQWPRDGVPDNPGAWLTATAKRRAIDLVRRREVYARKLAEVGRSLEDAPPPESTEPSGPEDIDDDLLRLIFTACHPVLSARARIALTLRLLGGLTTAEIARAFLVPEPTVAQRIVRAKRTLARAGVRFEVPYGADRAQRLSSVLEVVYLIFNEGYSATAGDDLLRPQLCEDALRLARVLAALVPGEPEVHGLAALLEFQASRTAARTGPDGRPVLLAEQNRARWDGLLIRRGFDAFQRAGTGPYSVQAAIAACHARARRYEDTDWSTIAALYERLLALTPSPVVALNRAVAVSMAQGPAAALELVDALAAEPALRDYHLLPSVRGDLLARLGRAMEARAEFERAAELTRNERERELLRERAAALRED; encoded by the coding sequence GTGACGGAGAGGGAGGCGGGCGCGGCCGTCGAGGCGGTGTTCCGGATCGAGTCCGCCCGGGTCATCGCCGCGGTCGCCCGGATCGTGCGGGACGTGGGAATCGCCGAGGAGCTGGCGCAGGACGCGCTGGTGGCCGCGCTGGAGCAGTGGCCGCGGGACGGCGTCCCGGACAACCCGGGCGCCTGGCTGACCGCCACCGCGAAGCGGCGGGCGATCGACCTGGTGCGCCGCCGGGAGGTCTACGCCCGCAAACTCGCCGAGGTGGGACGGTCGCTGGAGGACGCGCCCCCGCCCGAGTCAACGGAGCCGTCAGGGCCGGAGGACATCGACGACGATCTGCTGCGGCTGATCTTCACCGCCTGCCACCCGGTGCTGTCGGCGCGAGCCCGGATCGCGCTCACCCTGCGGCTGCTCGGCGGGCTGACCACCGCGGAGATCGCCCGCGCCTTCCTGGTGCCGGAGCCGACGGTGGCGCAGCGGATCGTCCGGGCGAAGCGGACCCTGGCCAGGGCGGGGGTTCGGTTCGAGGTGCCGTACGGCGCGGACCGGGCGCAGCGGCTGTCCTCGGTGCTGGAGGTCGTCTACCTGATCTTCAACGAGGGGTACTCGGCCACCGCCGGGGACGACCTGCTCCGCCCGCAGCTGTGCGAGGACGCGCTGCGGCTGGCCCGGGTGCTGGCCGCGCTGGTGCCCGGCGAGCCGGAGGTGCACGGGCTGGCCGCGCTGCTGGAGTTCCAGGCCTCCCGGACGGCCGCCCGCACCGGACCGGACGGGCGGCCGGTGCTGCTGGCCGAGCAGAACCGGGCGCGCTGGGACGGGCTGCTGATCCGGCGCGGCTTCGACGCGTTCCAACGGGCGGGCACCGGGCCGTACTCGGTGCAGGCCGCGATCGCCGCCTGCCACGCCAGGGCGCGGCGGTACGAGGACACCGACTGGTCGACGATCGCCGCGCTGTACGAGCGACTGCTCGCGCTGACGCCCTCGCCGGTGGTGGCGCTGAACCGGGCGGTGGCCGTCTCGATGGCCCAGGGACCGGCCGCCGCACTGGAGTTGGTGGACGCCCTGGCGGCGGAGCCGGCCCTGCGCGACTACCACCTGCTGCCGAGCGTGCGGGGTGATCTGCTGGCCCGGCTGGGGCGGGCGATGGAGGCTCGGGCGGAGTTCGAGCGGGCGGCGGAGCTGACCCGCAACGAGCGGGAGCGGGAGTTGCTGCGGGAGCGGGCCGCCGCGCTGCGGGAGGACTGA
- a CDS encoding YciI family protein, protein MPRFMTLIRIDENARDGWEPDPGFEQRMGALFEEITKAGVMLETAGLTPTAQGTRVTWNDGKVGYTDGPFTETKEVVGGYAILQCKDKAEALEWTRRFLQTHPANWQVEAEVRQIDEMPQPPR, encoded by the coding sequence ATGCCGCGCTTCATGACGCTGATCCGCATCGACGAGAACGCCCGCGACGGGTGGGAGCCCGACCCGGGGTTCGAGCAGCGGATGGGGGCGCTGTTCGAGGAGATCACCAAGGCCGGGGTGATGCTGGAGACCGCCGGGCTGACCCCGACCGCCCAGGGCACCCGGGTGACCTGGAACGACGGGAAGGTCGGCTACACCGACGGGCCGTTCACCGAGACCAAGGAGGTCGTCGGCGGCTACGCCATCCTGCAGTGCAAGGACAAGGCGGAGGCGCTGGAGTGGACCCGGCGCTTCCTGCAGACCCACCCGGCGAACTGGCAGGTCGAGGCGGAGGTCCGGCAGATCGACGAGATGCCGCAGCCCCCGCGGTGA
- a CDS encoding molybdopterin-dependent oxidoreductase: MTPARPTVRLHGHLDEPAELTVEQLRTLPAHRVEVSFDCLTEGEQRHGYEGPALLDVLLAARPRIDFSGRKQRLRFLLNVVGADGHRAVVSWAEIDPDFGGRRILLATSMDGAPLDAAGPQLVVPDDHCGARYVSAVTAVWLGPLGGPVQPAG; this comes from the coding sequence ATGACCCCGGCGAGACCCACCGTCCGGCTGCACGGCCACCTCGACGAGCCGGCCGAGCTGACCGTCGAGCAACTGCGCACCCTCCCCGCGCACCGGGTCGAGGTCAGCTTCGACTGCCTGACCGAGGGCGAGCAGCGCCACGGCTACGAGGGCCCGGCGCTGCTGGACGTCCTGCTCGCCGCCCGGCCCCGGATCGACTTCTCCGGCCGCAAGCAGCGGCTGCGCTTCCTGCTCAACGTGGTCGGCGCCGACGGCCACCGGGCCGTGGTCTCCTGGGCCGAGATCGACCCGGACTTCGGCGGCCGCCGGATCCTGCTCGCCACCAGCATGGACGGCGCCCCGCTGGACGCCGCCGGCCCGCAGCTGGTCGTCCCCGACGACCACTGCGGCGCGCGCTACGTCAGCGCCGTCACCGCCGTCTGGCTGGGGCCGCTCGGCGGCCCGGTGCAGCCTGCCGGATAG
- a CDS encoding GNAT family N-acetyltransferase, whose amino-acid sequence MGTILHGTLVTLRPATADDIPALVAIRSTPEVFARWRGGDDLADEVAGDLESPDTETFAIELGGRVVGAVQWYANNDDDYRHAGMDLYLDPSVHGLGLGTDAVRTMARHLVHDHHYHRLVIDPAADNLAAIRCYTKVGFRPVGTMRQYERGPDGSWHDNVLMDLLADELSDG is encoded by the coding sequence ATGGGGACGATTCTGCACGGCACCCTGGTCACCCTCCGCCCGGCCACCGCCGACGACATCCCGGCACTGGTGGCGATCCGCAGCACGCCCGAGGTCTTCGCCCGCTGGCGCGGCGGCGACGACCTGGCCGACGAGGTCGCGGGGGACCTGGAATCGCCCGACACCGAGACCTTCGCGATCGAGCTGGGCGGCCGGGTCGTCGGTGCCGTCCAGTGGTACGCCAACAACGACGACGACTACCGGCACGCCGGGATGGACCTCTACCTGGACCCGTCGGTGCACGGCCTGGGCCTGGGCACCGACGCCGTGCGCACCATGGCCCGGCACCTGGTGCACGACCACCATTACCACCGGCTGGTGATCGACCCGGCCGCGGACAACCTCGCCGCGATCCGCTGCTACACCAAGGTCGGCTTCCGCCCGGTCGGCACCATGCGCCAGTACGAGCGCGGCCCGGACGGCAGTTGGCACGACAACGTGCTGATGGATCTGCTCGCGGACGAACTGTCGGACGGCTGA
- a CDS encoding endonuclease/exonuclease/phosphatase family protein, which produces MLSRRTAAALTSAAAAALLLGGTAPTASATTSASPATLSVFAFNVDLGTAIVDSTQNEQAARRTPVIEQIVRQHNADVVVLDEQFNNSSTADINSKLADLYPYRTPVVGGVCSGGGWTGVSGNCSNSWFVINGGTMILSKYPITAQYAHVFSNSTYGTWDYHANKGAALVQVNKNGSTAWVVGTHLQADESDTSTDTTQSTRLGQLAEIRAWVDGIVGSSAPVLIGGDLNVEYFHGQSRGDYTNAQNAVNGVLGTPATDPTQARTTMDCPVSSWCQYMAGVETFPTDYRDDLDYIGYLNAPGRPVPTSMSNVKVDFDPQAGWAPGQLDTNAPSDHYPVEATFQLN; this is translated from the coding sequence ATGCTCTCGCGTCGCACGGCCGCCGCCCTCACCTCGGCGGCCGCCGCCGCACTGCTGCTCGGCGGCACCGCGCCGACGGCCTCCGCCACCACCTCGGCGAGCCCCGCCACGCTGTCCGTCTTCGCGTTCAACGTCGACCTCGGCACCGCGATCGTCGACAGCACCCAGAACGAGCAGGCCGCCCGCCGCACCCCGGTGATCGAGCAGATCGTCCGCCAGCACAACGCCGACGTGGTCGTCCTGGACGAGCAGTTCAACAACAGCTCGACCGCCGACATCAACAGCAAGCTCGCCGACCTCTACCCGTACCGCACCCCGGTGGTCGGCGGGGTCTGCTCCGGCGGCGGCTGGACGGGCGTCAGCGGCAACTGCTCCAACTCGTGGTTCGTCATCAACGGCGGCACGATGATCCTCTCCAAGTACCCGATCACCGCCCAGTACGCCCACGTCTTCAGCAACTCGACCTACGGCACCTGGGACTACCACGCCAACAAGGGCGCGGCGCTGGTCCAGGTGAACAAGAACGGCAGCACCGCCTGGGTGGTCGGCACCCACCTGCAGGCCGACGAGTCCGACACCTCCACCGACACCACCCAGTCCACCCGGCTCGGCCAGCTCGCCGAGATCCGCGCCTGGGTCGACGGCATCGTCGGCAGCAGCGCGCCGGTGCTGATCGGCGGCGACCTCAACGTCGAGTACTTCCACGGCCAGAGCCGCGGCGACTACACCAACGCCCAGAACGCGGTCAACGGCGTGCTCGGCACCCCGGCCACCGACCCGACCCAGGCCCGCACCACCATGGACTGTCCGGTCTCCTCCTGGTGCCAGTACATGGCGGGCGTCGAGACCTTCCCGACCGACTACCGGGACGACCTCGACTACATCGGCTACCTCAACGCCCCGGGCCGTCCGGTGCCGACCTCGATGTCCAACGTGAAGGTCGACTTCGACCCGCAGGCCGGCTGGGCGCCGGGCCAGCTGGACACCAACGCGCCCAGCGACCACTACCCGGTCGAGGCCACCTTCCAGCTGAACTGA
- a CDS encoding LacI family DNA-binding transcriptional regulator gives MARVTRDDVARVAGTSTAVVSYVINDGPRPVAAATRARVLAAVEELGYRPNRVAQAMARRRTDLLGMVVPDARQPFFAGLAHAVEQAATEHGRLLLIGNSDYADEREAHYIRAFLGMQVDGLILVTQDPATPGLTGFDSADGTPVVLLHHRAESAEGVAVVADDEGGAREVVRHLLGHGHAEVHCFGGTLALSPLDPVTGRTAGWAGALAEAGLSTEGRLTQAPFDRVRAHAEALALLSRPDRPSAVFCATDDQAIGLLRAADDLGIRVPEDLAVAGFDDIAEAVIAGPALTTVTTAQDEMARAAVDLVLGGPERRAAGTRTFPARLVVRRSCGCQPSRQRP, from the coding sequence ATGGCGAGGGTGACACGGGACGATGTGGCGCGGGTGGCGGGGACGTCCACGGCGGTCGTGAGTTATGTGATCAACGACGGGCCGCGACCGGTGGCGGCGGCCACCCGGGCCCGGGTGCTCGCCGCGGTGGAGGAGCTCGGCTACCGGCCCAACCGGGTCGCCCAGGCGATGGCGCGGCGGCGGACCGACCTGCTCGGGATGGTCGTGCCGGACGCCCGCCAGCCCTTCTTCGCCGGCCTGGCGCACGCCGTGGAGCAGGCCGCCACCGAGCACGGCCGGCTGCTGCTGATCGGCAACTCCGACTACGCCGACGAGCGCGAGGCGCACTACATCCGGGCCTTCCTCGGGATGCAGGTGGACGGCCTGATCCTGGTCACCCAGGACCCGGCCACTCCCGGGCTGACCGGCTTCGACTCGGCCGACGGCACCCCGGTCGTGCTGCTGCACCACCGGGCGGAGAGCGCCGAGGGCGTGGCCGTGGTGGCGGACGACGAGGGCGGCGCGCGCGAGGTGGTCCGTCACCTGCTCGGCCACGGCCACGCCGAGGTGCACTGCTTCGGCGGCACCCTGGCGCTCAGCCCGCTCGACCCGGTCACCGGACGGACGGCCGGCTGGGCCGGGGCGCTGGCCGAGGCCGGGCTGTCCACCGAGGGGCGGCTCACCCAGGCGCCCTTCGACCGGGTCCGGGCGCACGCCGAGGCGCTCGCCCTGCTCAGCCGGCCCGACCGGCCGTCCGCGGTGTTCTGCGCGACGGACGACCAGGCGATCGGCCTGCTGCGGGCCGCCGACGACCTGGGCATCCGGGTGCCGGAGGACCTCGCGGTGGCCGGCTTCGACGACATCGCCGAGGCGGTGATCGCCGGACCGGCGCTGACCACCGTCACCACCGCGCAGGACGAGATGGCCCGGGCCGCGGTGGACCTGGTGCTCGGCGGGCCGGAGCGCCGCGCCGCCGGGACCCGGACCTTCCCGGCCCGGCTGGTGGTGCGGCGCTCCTGCGGCTGCCAGCCGTCGCGGCAACGACCTTAG